One window of Catharus ustulatus isolate bCatUst1 chromosome 3, bCatUst1.pri.v2, whole genome shotgun sequence genomic DNA carries:
- the LOC116993323 gene encoding mesogenin-1: protein MDKLHETLINMEDALGSEHPACLSSWDWKSPAGSFELHPVSPPHSLSPTPSFESYSSSPCPAAAEAPYGSGGSGLAAYGLVELPPALLPSPGQARLPKGTKVRMSAQRRRKASEREKLRMRTLADALHTLRNYLPPVYSQRGQPLTKIQTLKYTIKYIGELTELLNSVKRV from the coding sequence ATGGACAAGCTGCACGAGACACTGATAAACATGGAAGATGCTCTGGGCTCCGAACATCCCGCCTGCTTGTCGTCCTGGGACTGGAAAAGCCCGGCCGGCTCCTTCGAGCTGCACCCCGTGTCGCCCCCGCACAGCCTGTCCCCGACGCCCTCCTTCGAGTCCTACTCCTCGTCGCCGTGCCCGGCGGCGGCCGAGGCGCCCTACGGCAGCGGGGGCAGCGGCCTGGCCGCCTACGGGCTGGTGGAGCTGCCGCCCgcgctgctgcccagccccgggcaggCCCGGCTGCCCAAGGGCACCAAGGTGCGCATGTCGGCCCAGCGCAGGAGGAAGGCCAGCGAGCGGGAGAAGCTGCGCATGAGGACCTTGGCCGACGCGCTCCACACGCTCCGCAATTACCTGCCCCCCGTCTACAGCCAGCGCGGCCAGCCCCTCACCAAAATACAGACCCTGAAGTACACCATCAAGTACATCGGCGAGCTCACCGAGCTCCTCAACAGCGTCAAGCGGGTGTAG